In Epilithonimonas zeae, a single window of DNA contains:
- the miaA gene encoding tRNA (adenosine(37)-N6)-dimethylallyltransferase MiaA, translated as MLKRLISIVGTTGIGKTRLAIDLANHLDTEIISCDSRQFYKEMKIGTAMPTDEELAEAKHHFVGNLSIDDYYSIGLFEEEALKKLDEIFAKKDFAIMVGGSGMYEKAVVEGMNDLPVADEENQKKLISIFENEGIEVLQETLEKLDPEYFSVVDKDNPRRLFRAIDIIWQTNKTYTENLSTPKTKRNFETIRIGIDAPREVIYERINLRVDKMMENGLLQEAKSLIADRDKVALQTVGYSELFRYFDREWDLDFAVSEIKKNSRRYAKRQTTWNRKLENVNWVNYDNSLQEALSLLNKID; from the coding sequence TTGTTGAAACGTCTTATTTCTATTGTCGGCACTACAGGAATCGGGAAAACCCGATTGGCAATCGATTTGGCTAATCATCTAGATACTGAAATTATTTCCTGTGATTCTCGCCAGTTCTACAAAGAAATGAAAATTGGAACTGCAATGCCAACCGATGAAGAATTAGCAGAAGCAAAACATCATTTTGTCGGAAATCTCAGCATTGACGATTATTATTCGATAGGACTTTTTGAAGAAGAAGCTCTTAAGAAATTAGACGAAATTTTTGCCAAGAAAGATTTCGCAATAATGGTTGGCGGCAGCGGAATGTACGAGAAAGCTGTTGTGGAGGGAATGAATGATTTGCCAGTAGCAGACGAAGAAAATCAAAAAAAACTAATTTCGATTTTTGAAAATGAAGGCATCGAAGTTCTACAAGAAACGCTGGAGAAATTAGACCCAGAATATTTTTCGGTTGTAGATAAAGATAATCCTAGAAGATTGTTTCGAGCAATTGACATCATTTGGCAAACCAATAAAACTTATACCGAAAATCTTAGTACACCAAAAACTAAAAGAAATTTTGAAACTATTAGAATTGGAATTGATGCGCCAAGAGAAGTGATTTATGAAAGAATCAATCTTCGTGTTGATAAAATGATGGAAAACGGATTGCTGCAAGAAGCAAAAAGTTTGATTGCGGATAGAGATAAAGTGGCTTTGCAAACGGTTGGTTACTCAGAATTGTTCCGATATTTTGATAGAGAATGGGATTTGGATTTTGCTGTTTCAGAGATCAAGAAAAACTCCAGACGTTATGCCAAACGCCAAACGACCTGGAATCGGAAATTGGAAAATGTAAATTGGGTCAACTATGATAATTCTCTACAAGAAGCATTATCTTTGCTGAATAAAATAGATTAA
- a CDS encoding thioredoxin family protein: protein MSNTPSNMLALGTKAPDFKLPNPSKNNELQSLESLRGKKGTLVVFMCNHCPFVLHIIDKLEELYEDYKSQGIEFIGINSNDVDRYPADSPEMMVDFVDEKNIKFPYLYDESQDVAKSFEAACTPDFYFFDENLNLIYRGQMDDSRPGNQKEITGEDLIIAFENLLAGAEQEDFQKPSLGCNIKWK, encoded by the coding sequence ATGTCAAATACACCTTCGAATATGCTGGCTTTAGGAACAAAAGCTCCGGACTTTAAACTTCCTAATCCGTCAAAAAATAACGAATTGCAAAGCCTTGAATCTTTGAGAGGGAAAAAAGGAACTTTGGTTGTTTTTATGTGTAACCATTGTCCGTTCGTTCTTCATATCATTGATAAATTAGAAGAATTGTATGAGGATTACAAATCTCAAGGAATTGAGTTTATAGGAATCAATTCTAATGATGTGGATCGATATCCTGCAGATTCTCCAGAGATGATGGTGGACTTTGTAGATGAAAAGAATATCAAATTTCCCTATTTATATGACGAATCTCAAGATGTCGCAAAATCTTTTGAAGCAGCTTGTACACCAGATTTTTACTTCTTTGACGAAAATCTAAATTTGATTTATCGTGGTCAAATGGATGACTCGCGTCCAGGAAATCAAAAGGAAATTACAGGCGAAGATTTGATTATCGCTTTCGAAAATCTTTTGGCAGGAGCTGAGCAGGAAGATTTCCAGAAGCCAAGTTTAGGTTGCAATATCAAATGGAAATAA
- a CDS encoding NUDIX hydrolase, whose product MENLKFCPKCGQEKLLWNNITKFSCSNCDFVLYHNTAAAVAVIIKHQDELFFTVRNQEPGKGKWDLPGGFTDPKETSEVTCSRELNEELGLNINPENFKYLGSQPNIYPYKNIDYNTLDLFYLYEVEKKFEIQLEESEISETIWIKASELDLDKIAFESQKRFLKNYITKN is encoded by the coding sequence ATGGAAAATTTAAAGTTCTGTCCAAAATGCGGTCAGGAAAAACTACTATGGAATAATATTACCAAATTTAGTTGCAGCAATTGTGATTTTGTTTTGTATCACAATACTGCTGCAGCTGTTGCGGTAATCATAAAACATCAAGATGAATTATTTTTCACAGTTCGAAATCAAGAACCCGGAAAAGGAAAATGGGATTTGCCCGGCGGTTTTACAGACCCGAAAGAAACATCTGAAGTAACCTGTTCCCGAGAACTGAATGAAGAATTAGGATTAAATATTAATCCAGAAAACTTCAAATATCTTGGAAGTCAGCCGAATATTTATCCTTATAAAAATATTGATTACAATACTTTGGATTTGTTCTATCTGTATGAAGTTGAGAAAAAATTCGAAATCCAATTAGAAGAATCCGAAATCTCTGAAACTATTTGGATAAAAGCTTCAGAACTTGATTTGGATAAGATTGCTTTTGAATCTCAGAAACGATTTTTGAAAAATTATATTACAAAAAACTAG